In Chelmon rostratus isolate fCheRos1 chromosome 9, fCheRos1.pri, whole genome shotgun sequence, the following proteins share a genomic window:
- the LOC121611325 gene encoding heterogeneous nuclear ribonucleoprotein A0-like has translation MATKLTKLFVGGLNVETTEDGVRKYFEQYGTLNECVVVMNQQLGRSRCFGFITYSTPEEADAAMAANPHVVEGNDVELKRAISREDANNPDILANVRKIFVGGVKDHIEADNLTEYFSQFGVVEKAEIISDKQTGRKRGFGFVYFEDTDSATKAVLTKYHTINGNKVEVKKALTKQEMSTGSRGGRGRGRGMSNYGGGRGGGGYGGGYGGNYGGGCGYGYGGGYNGGGGGYGGYGGYDDYDNQMGGGYSNGDFGDGYGHQHSNYGAVKGGNYSYRSGAPYNRGGGGGGYGRGGGYSGGY, from the coding sequence ATGGCGACTAAACTGACCAAGCTTTTTGTCGGAGGGCTAAATGTTGAAACAACAGAAGATGGAGTACGCAAGTATTTTGAACAGTATGGAACGCTCAACGAATGCGTTGTGGTCATGAACCAGCAACTCGGTCGCTCCCGCTGTTTCGGCTTCATCACCTACTCCACACCGGAGGAGGCCGACGCAGCAATGGCGGCTAACCCACATGTCGTCGAAGGCAACGACGTGGAACTGAAAAGGGCCATATCACGAGAGGATGCTAACAACCCGGATATCCTCGCAAATGTAAGGAAGATTTTCGTAGGCGGCGTGAAAGACCACATCGAGGCGGACAACCTGACCGAGTACTTCTCCCAGTTCGGCGTGGTGGAGAAGGCCGAGATCATCTCTGACAAGCAGACGGGCAGGAAGCGAGGCTTCGGCTTTGTCTACTTCGAGGACACCGACTCCGCCACCAAAGCGGTGCTGACAAAGTATCACACTATCAACGGGAACAAGGTGGAAGTGAAGAAAGCTCTGACCAAGCAGGAGATGTCCACCGGTAGCCGAGGAGGAAGGGGTCGAGGAAGAGGGATGTCTAACTATGGCGGCGGAAGAGGAGGTGGCGGCTACGGAGGAGGCTACGGCGGCAATTACGGAGGCGGCTGCGGCTATGGTTATGGCGGGGGCTACAACGGTGGTGGAGGAGGATACGGTGGATATGGGGGATACGACGATTACGATAACCAGATGGGGGGTGGATACAGTAATGGTGACTTTGGGGACGGCTACGGACACCAGCACTCCAATTATGGTGCAGTGAAGGGGGGCAACTATTCCTACAGGAGCGGGGCTCCATACAACagaggcggcggcggcggtggttACGGCAGGGGTGGCGGATACAGCGGCGGCTATTAG
- the klhl3 gene encoding kelch-like protein 3: MDGVSLGLVATPASPRPNCTTDSEEDTVNGGMHTFNQTHMRKAFQLMNDLRSKKMLCDVQLVAGSVEVPAHRVVLASCSPYFCAMFTGDMSESKAHQVEIREVDGQTLRKLVDYIYTAEIEVTEDNVQVLLPAASLLQLMDVRQVCCEFLQSQLHPTNCLGIRAFADLHTCTQLLNQSHAYAEQHFTEVVQGEEFLGLSLQQVCSLISSDKLTVSTEEKVFEAMIAWIKHDKPARLEYMPKLMEHVRLPLLSRDYLVQIVEEEALIKNNNTCKDFLIEAMKYHLLPAEQRHLIKTDRTRPRTPISIPKVMIVVGGQAPKAIRSVECYDFQEDRWYQVADLPSRRCRAGVVSMAGRVYAVGGFNSSLRERTVDVYDGGRDQWSAVASMQERRSTLGAAVLADLLYAVGGFNGSIGLSTVEAFSYKSNEWMYVASMNTRRSSVGVGVVDGKLYAVGGYDGASRQCLSTVEEYDPVSDQWCYVADMSTRRSGAGVGVLGGQLYAAGGHDGPLVRKSVEVYDPQTNTWRLVCDMNMCRRNAGVCAINGLLYVIGGDDGSCNLSSVEFYNPATDKWSLIPTNMSNGRSYAGVAVIDKPL; encoded by the exons ATGGACGGTGTGTCGTTGGG TCTGGTGGCCACACCGGCCTCACCACGTCCGAACTGCACCACGGATTCAGAGGAGGACACGGTGAATGGAGGGATGCACACCTTCAACCAGACGCACATGAGGAAGGCTTTCCAGCTCATGAACGACCTGAGGAG TAAAAAGATGCTGTGTGACGTCCAGCTGGTGGCGGGGAGCGTCGAAGTGCCAGCTCACAGGGTGGTCCTGGCATCCTGTAGCCCCTACTTCTGTGCCATGTTCACAG GTGACATGAGTGAGAGCAAAGCCCATCAGGTGGAGATCAGGGAGGTGGATGGACAGACCCTGAGAAAGCTGGTGGACTACATCTACACAGCTGAGATCGAGGTCACAGAGGACAACGTGCAG GTTCTGCTGCCAGCAGCCTCGCTCCTCCAGCTGATGGATGTTCGTCAGGTCTGTTGCGAGTTCCTGCAGTCTCAGCTTCACCCCACCAACTGTTTGGGCATCAGAGCGTTTGCTgacctgcacacatgcacgcagctTCTCAACCAATCCCACGCGTACGCCG aGCAGCATTTCACTGAGGTGGTGCAGGGAGAGGAGTTTCTAGGCCTTTCTCTGCAGCAGGTATGCAGCCTCATCTCCAGTGACAAACTCACCGTTTCCACAGAGGAGAAG GTGTTTGAGGCTATGATAGCTTGGATCAAGCACGATAAACCAGCTCGTCTGGAGTACATGCCCAAACTGATGGAGCATGTCAGACTTCCACTACTGTCCAGGGATTACCTGGTGCAG ATTGTCGAGGAAGAGGCTTTGATAAAGAACAACAACACCTGCAAAGATTTTCTCATAGAAGCAATGAAGTATCACCTGCTTCCAGCTGAGCAGCGGCACCTCATCAAGACAGACAGGACCCGACCACGAACTCCCATCAGCATCCCAAAA gtgATGATTGTGGTGGGCGGTCAGGCTCCTAAGGCGATCCGCAGCGTGGAGTGTTACGACTTCCAGGAGGATCGATGGTACCAAGTAGCCGACCTTCCTTCAAGACGCTGCCGGGCAG gtgtggtTTCCATGGCAGGGCGTGTGTATGCAGTCGGGGGCTTCAACAGCTCACTGCGGGAGCGAACAGTGGACGTGTACGACGGAGGGAGGGACCAGTGGAGCGCGGTGGCGAGCATGCAGGAGAGACGCAGTACACTGGGAGCTGCTGTGTTGGCAGATTTGCTTTACGCTGTGGGGGGCTTTAACGGAAGTATAG GGTTGTCCACAGTAGAAGCCTTCAGTTATAAAAGCAATGAGTGGATGTATGTAGCCTCCATGAACACGCGACGCAGCAGTGTGGGCGTCGGGGTGGTCGACG GTAAGTTGTATGCTGTAGGAGGCTATGATGGAGCATCTCGCCAGTGTCTCAGTACGGTGGAAGAGTACGACCCCGTCAGTGATCAGTGGTGCTACGTGGCTGACATGAGCACACGGCGCAGTGgagcag gtgtgggtgtgttgggTGGTCAGCTGTATGCAGCAGGAGGACATGACGGTCCTCTGGTGAGGAAGAGCGTTGAGGTGTACGACCCACAGACCAACACCTGGAGGCTGGTCTGTGACATGAACATGTGCCGACGAAACGCAG GTGTCTGTGCCATTAATGGGCTGCTGTACGTGATTGGCGGGGACGACGGGTCCTGTAACCTCTCCTCCGTAGAGTTTTACAACCCAGCCACAGACAAGTGGAGCCTCATTCCCACCAACATGAGCAATGGACGCAGCTATGCTG GAGTCGCAGTGATTGACAAGCCATTATGA